One Helianthus annuus cultivar XRQ/B chromosome 12, HanXRQr2.0-SUNRISE, whole genome shotgun sequence genomic region harbors:
- the LOC110926056 gene encoding protein TIFY 6A isoform X1, whose amino-acid sequence MERNFMGLDSKDAIFNKDLELEGCKQPDVFESFNNHPEREIEVAQVQHATKPAVPVTMSNPFYRPVFSGAPVYSQLLNPWYGSKVASVPAQLTIFYDGMVYVYDDISPEKAQAIMRLAGNGHFVATADAPQQRTQAQGPAPTSPASPRPCSPVSSPMSVSSHYVGPLTDGPHSETEAAKRIMSSLGQAMQSAIPQARQASLARFLEKRKERVMASAPYSLGKNIMDCASNGNAAVVAGE is encoded by the exons ATGGAAAGAAATTTTATGGGTCTTGATTCTAAAGATGCAATCTTTAACAAAGATCTTGAACTTGAAGGATGCAAACAACCAG ATGTTTTTGAAAGCTTTAACAACCACCCGGAGCGCGAAatcgag GTTGCACAAGTTCAACATGCCACCAAACCAGCAGTTCCAGTGACGATGAGCAACCCTTTTTATAGGCCTGTTTTCTCTGGTGCTCCTGTTTATTCACAGTTACTTAATCCatg GTATGGCTCCAAGGTTGCTTCGGTTCCGGCTCAACTAACCATCTTTTATGATGGTATGGTGTATGTATATGATGATATCTCCCCTGAAAAG GCTCAAGCTATTATGCGTTTGGCTGGAAATGGGCACTTTGTTGCAACGGCTGATGCACCACAACAAAGAACCCAAGCTCAGGGACCCGCACCAACCAGCCCAGCTAGCCCGCGACCCTGCTCACCCGTCTCAAGCCCCATGTCCGTTTCTTCACACTATGTTGGCCCATTGACTGATGGACCGCATAGCGAAACCGAAGCAGCTAAAAGAATCATGAGTTCACTTGGACAAGCCATGCAATCAG CCATTCCTCAGGCGCGCCAAGCATCATTGGCTAGGTTTCTTGAGAAACGCAAGGAAAG AGTGATGGCTTCAGCTCCTTATAGCCTCGGCAAGAACATCATGGACTGTGCTTCCAACGGCAACGCTGCTGTTGTTGCAGGCGAGTGA
- the LOC110926056 gene encoding protein TIFY 6A isoform X2, translated as MQTTRFASPADVFESFNNHPEREIEVAQVQHATKPAVPVTMSNPFYRPVFSGAPVYSQLLNPWYGSKVASVPAQLTIFYDGMVYVYDDISPEKAQAIMRLAGNGHFVATADAPQQRTQAQGPAPTSPASPRPCSPVSSPMSVSSHYVGPLTDGPHSETEAAKRIMSSLGQAMQSAIPQARQASLARFLEKRKERVMASAPYSLGKNIMDCASNGNAAVVAGE; from the exons ATGCAAACAACCAG ATTTGCATCTCCTGCAGATGTTTTTGAAAGCTTTAACAACCACCCGGAGCGCGAAatcgag GTTGCACAAGTTCAACATGCCACCAAACCAGCAGTTCCAGTGACGATGAGCAACCCTTTTTATAGGCCTGTTTTCTCTGGTGCTCCTGTTTATTCACAGTTACTTAATCCatg GTATGGCTCCAAGGTTGCTTCGGTTCCGGCTCAACTAACCATCTTTTATGATGGTATGGTGTATGTATATGATGATATCTCCCCTGAAAAG GCTCAAGCTATTATGCGTTTGGCTGGAAATGGGCACTTTGTTGCAACGGCTGATGCACCACAACAAAGAACCCAAGCTCAGGGACCCGCACCAACCAGCCCAGCTAGCCCGCGACCCTGCTCACCCGTCTCAAGCCCCATGTCCGTTTCTTCACACTATGTTGGCCCATTGACTGATGGACCGCATAGCGAAACCGAAGCAGCTAAAAGAATCATGAGTTCACTTGGACAAGCCATGCAATCAG CCATTCCTCAGGCGCGCCAAGCATCATTGGCTAGGTTTCTTGAGAAACGCAAGGAAAG AGTGATGGCTTCAGCTCCTTATAGCCTCGGCAAGAACATCATGGACTGTGCTTCCAACGGCAACGCTGCTGTTGTTGCAGGCGAGTGA